Proteins found in one Cetobacterium somerae genomic segment:
- a CDS encoding ABC transporter substrate-binding protein, whose translation MKKKYLFGLALACLAISACGEKESGIEKEEKSKIVTVSLGSKPKSLDPAMYNEIPSLSIVEQIYNTLFQIDENGKIAPELAESYEYITPTELVIKLKKGIKFHNGDELKANDVIFSLNRMIEKPATKVMLDAIESIEPINDYEVKIKLKEPSAPLLYTLSYPLTAILNEKYTKEKNGNIATDAMGTGAFKYKNWGDGEKIQLVANKEYFGDKAKIDELIFRAIPENTSRLAALETGEIDIATIAPIDVQTVEGSLDLYAVSFPTTSTEYLTLNTAREPFNNKDYRKALNYAIDKQSIVDAVYLGKASVANTIVNPTVFGSDQKVGKIDYNPEVAKELLEKSGVKNKIIKIMSNDNPVRLQAAQIIQANLKEVGINAEIETVEWGTYLQMTAQGDFDVFIGGWVAGTSDSDIVLFPLLHSSYKGGAGNRANFENSEYDRLVELGRKSTESSERIEAYSKAQEILAEENPLVPLYYKNENMGLNKRIKNFIPVANTIHNYAAIEIQ comes from the coding sequence ATGAAGAAAAAATATTTATTTGGGTTAGCATTAGCTTGTTTAGCTATATCAGCTTGTGGTGAAAAAGAGAGTGGGATAGAGAAAGAAGAGAAATCTAAAATAGTAACAGTTTCTTTGGGATCTAAACCTAAAAGCTTAGATCCAGCTATGTATAATGAAATTCCGTCTCTTTCTATAGTAGAGCAAATATACAATACGTTATTTCAAATTGATGAAAATGGAAAAATAGCTCCAGAATTAGCTGAATCTTATGAGTATATAACACCAACAGAATTAGTAATAAAATTAAAAAAGGGCATCAAGTTTCATAATGGAGATGAGTTAAAAGCAAATGATGTTATATTTAGTTTAAATAGAATGATAGAAAAACCAGCTACCAAAGTAATGTTAGATGCTATTGAGAGTATTGAACCAATAAATGATTATGAAGTTAAAATAAAATTAAAAGAACCATCGGCACCCTTATTATATACATTGTCATATCCTTTAACTGCAATATTAAATGAAAAGTATACAAAAGAAAAAAATGGAAATATTGCTACAGATGCTATGGGAACTGGAGCATTTAAATATAAGAATTGGGGAGATGGAGAAAAAATACAATTGGTTGCCAATAAGGAATATTTTGGCGATAAAGCTAAAATAGATGAACTGATATTTAGAGCTATTCCTGAGAATACAAGTAGATTAGCAGCACTAGAAACAGGAGAGATTGATATAGCAACGATTGCACCAATTGATGTTCAAACTGTAGAGGGAAGTTTGGACTTATATGCAGTGTCATTTCCTACAACATCAACAGAGTATTTGACTTTGAATACAGCAAGAGAACCTTTTAATAATAAGGATTATAGAAAAGCTTTAAATTATGCTATAGACAAACAAAGTATAGTAGATGCAGTTTATTTAGGAAAAGCAAGTGTGGCAAATACAATAGTAAATCCTACAGTTTTTGGAAGTGACCAAAAAGTTGGAAAAATAGATTATAATCCAGAAGTAGCTAAAGAACTTTTAGAAAAATCAGGGGTAAAAAATAAGATAATAAAAATTATGTCTAATGATAATCCAGTAAGATTACAAGCTGCTCAGATTATACAAGCCAATTTAAAAGAGGTTGGAATAAATGCAGAAATTGAAACTGTAGAATGGGGAACTTACCTACAAATGACAGCTCAAGGAGATTTTGATGTGTTTATAGGGGGATGGGTAGCTGGAACTTCAGACTCGGATATAGTTTTATTTCCTTTATTACATAGTAGCTATAAAGGAGGAGCTGGAAATAGAGCTAATTTTGAAAATTCTGAATATGATAGATTAGTTGAGTTAGGTAGAAAATCAACAGAGAGTTCAGAAAGAATAGAGGCTTATTCAAAAGCACAAGAGATTTTAGCAGAGGAGAATCCACTAGTTCCATTGTATTATAAAAATGAAAATATGGGATTAAATAAAAGAATAAAGAATTTTATCCCAGTTGCTAATACAATTCATAATTATGCGGCAATTGAAATTCAATAA
- a CDS encoding alpha/beta hydrolase: protein MKTVINIIKKFLIFLIILILVVQFTRAYLYNKMAPELKKWHEKSKYEEPSYEKFKTIDEYLVAEKEFLEKTYAEVEIKSKDDLTRFSKNGILSPINEKGENINSSFELIPEEIKGGVLLLHGLTDSPFMMRDVGQIFYEKGYYVLGLRYKYHGTFPGELPKISQKDFEEAAIFGSKMIKEKLKDIKNPEFYMVGFSTGAAATLQYMTQSVKKDKDLPRPKKVFWLSPAMGVSSAAKFGFLDSWVSMIPYFKKFQWLDINPEYDPSKYNSFPKNPGIQVYYLIKKAKLNFSKLSKEEKMNLPPIYSYTSLVDSTVLDKDLYDIFQKMENPNNKLVIFDINRKFEDFFKPNLIKLNLKDEMSELNFKFNVAFISNYSSKKDDEVAILNYNNNEFSEESKSNLKWNESNFSLSHVAIPISPDNSIYGRDSILGGLNLKGENNSLYLSPNLLYRLRYNEFFQYIENDIKMVLK, encoded by the coding sequence GTGAAAACAGTCATCAATATAATTAAGAAATTTTTAATTTTTCTTATAATATTAATATTAGTAGTTCAATTTACTAGAGCTTATTTATATAATAAAATGGCACCAGAACTAAAAAAATGGCACGAAAAAAGTAAATATGAAGAACCATCCTATGAAAAATTTAAAACAATTGATGAATATTTAGTTGCGGAAAAAGAATTTTTAGAAAAAACTTATGCAGAAGTAGAAATTAAATCAAAAGATGATTTAACAAGATTTTCTAAAAATGGTATATTATCACCAATAAATGAAAAAGGTGAAAATATAAATAGTTCTTTTGAGCTTATTCCAGAAGAAATTAAAGGTGGAGTACTTTTACTTCATGGATTAACAGATTCACCTTTTATGATGAGAGATGTGGGTCAAATTTTTTATGAAAAGGGATACTATGTTTTAGGATTAAGATATAAATACCATGGAACTTTTCCAGGAGAGTTACCGAAAATATCTCAAAAAGATTTTGAAGAAGCTGCAATATTTGGTTCTAAAATGATAAAAGAAAAATTAAAAGATATAAAAAATCCAGAGTTTTATATGGTAGGGTTTTCAACAGGAGCAGCAGCAACTTTACAATATATGACTCAGAGTGTAAAGAAAGATAAAGATTTACCTAGGCCTAAAAAGGTATTTTGGTTATCACCAGCTATGGGAGTATCTTCTGCAGCAAAATTTGGTTTTTTAGATAGTTGGGTTAGTATGATTCCATACTTTAAAAAGTTTCAATGGTTAGATATAAATCCAGAATATGATCCGAGTAAGTACAACTCTTTTCCTAAAAATCCAGGAATTCAAGTATATTATCTAATAAAAAAAGCAAAATTAAATTTTTCAAAGTTGAGTAAAGAAGAAAAAATGAACTTACCTCCTATTTATAGCTACACTTCATTAGTAGATTCTACTGTTCTAGATAAAGATTTATATGATATTTTTCAAAAAATGGAAAATCCAAATAATAAGCTAGTTATTTTTGATATAAATAGAAAATTTGAAGATTTTTTTAAACCAAACTTAATAAAATTGAATTTAAAAGACGAAATGTCAGAATTAAATTTTAAATTTAATGTAGCATTTATTAGTAATTACAGTAGTAAAAAAGATGATGAGGTAGCTATCTTAAACTATAATAATAATGAATTTTCAGAAGAAAGTAAATCAAACCTTAAATGGAATGAATCCAATTTTTCTTTATCACATGTAGCGATACCAATATCACCTGATAATTCTATTTATGGAAGAGATTCAATACTAGGTGGTTTGAATTTAAAAGGAGAAAATAATTCTCTATATTTATCTCCTAATCTTTTGTATAGATTGAGGTATAACGAATTTTTTCAGTATATTGAAAATGATATAAAAATGGTACTTAAGTAA
- a CDS encoding YMGG-like glycine zipper-containing protein produces MKKLFLGLILGLMLVGCSNMTSREKSALVGAGAGALVGTAISGDSKGALIGAGVGALGGAAVDNYNKKGNVLGN; encoded by the coding sequence ATGAAAAAATTATTTTTAGGTTTAATTTTAGGTTTAATGTTAGTAGGTTGCTCGAATATGACATCTAGAGAGAAAAGTGCATTAGTAGGAGCTGGAGCTGGGGCGTTAGTTGGAACAGCAATTTCAGGAGACTCTAAAGGTGCTTTAATAGGAGCTGGAGTTGGAGCTTTAGGTGGAGCAGCAGTGGATAATTATAATAAAAAGGGTAATGTTCTAGGAAATTAG
- a CDS encoding TIGR03905 family TSCPD domain-containing protein gives MKILKTKGVCAKEIGIKLNGNVVEKIEFFGGCDGNTVAIEKLVEGMTIENVIKKLEGIDCSERGTSCPDQLAKLLRELV, from the coding sequence ATGAAAATTTTAAAAACAAAAGGTGTTTGTGCAAAAGAGATTGGTATAAAATTAAATGGAAACGTTGTTGAAAAAATTGAATTTTTCGGAGGATGTGACGGGAATACAGTTGCTATTGAAAAATTAGTTGAAGGAATGACAATAGAAAACGTAATAAAAAAATTAGAAGGTATTGATTGTTCAGAGAGAGGAACATCTTGCCCAGATCAGTTGGCTAAATTATTGAGAGAATTAGTTTAA
- a CDS encoding RrF2 family transcriptional regulator → MLISREVDYGIRIVLLLCEANRKMDAKEISEISGVSIRFTLKILGKLTSSDLVESFRGAKGGYVAAKKPENISVYDIVEVLEGGIKVNGCFEDKTSCTTSKMALCGLRCKLEGVNLKIKEELEKITMDKLENCSGYDS, encoded by the coding sequence ATGTTAATAAGTAGAGAAGTTGATTACGGTATAAGAATCGTACTTTTATTGTGTGAAGCAAATAGAAAAATGGATGCAAAGGAGATTTCTGAAATTTCAGGTGTTTCTATAAGATTTACACTTAAAATTCTTGGAAAATTAACTTCATCTGATTTAGTGGAATCATTTCGTGGTGCAAAAGGTGGCTATGTAGCAGCAAAGAAGCCAGAAAATATAAGTGTATACGATATAGTAGAAGTTTTAGAAGGTGGAATTAAAGTAAACGGATGTTTTGAAGATAAAACAAGTTGTACAACTTCTAAAATGGCTTTATGTGGATTAAGATGCAAATTAGAGGGAGTTAACTTAAAAATAAAAGAGGAGTTAGAAAAGATAACTATGGATAAACTTGAAAACTGCTCAGGATATGACTCATAA
- a CDS encoding sigma factor-like helix-turn-helix DNA-binding protein produces MSTYKLWCNYLRIDRFIYPDEKKLKFLNFCQENNVIYLSEIDEELLTQYSKVPGVGPGRIADIKNDLSEIVERFSKQKTFKKIVDCRLDKIIFNIKHIEGITVGEFLNYNQKDIDSLQLTNNELERIYEICTTTLPLEETLKKIKTTLSQDDIQLLVDRLENNKTLEEIGTLRNISRERTRQIEIKLKQIIANVFKNTNLNIALKIEADFKDEISLDEMFELFGKDYRFLVSFLKRNEIFSRPFYIDFLDLFLFDKRERFFKIFYSLEFTNILTTENVKTIRSSFKSFKWITQEEIEKIITKLGYEKHGKYYVQNSGYKDILELYFVKLVSHPLRVDENTIKLIIEDINSRLDYNLYSEEIKNMNDNTAIYLARRLEGLLSRIDGIIMTDSRTYIHINKIKYNVEEFLNLKNTILSFNENYIDSIAVYKNLESILNSIGIYSDHVFYSLFKYHFAQELNLTTNGNSRVLTIGDQGFNRVDELEKFIETEGKILEKSYIQEKLNYSNVSLNNAIDNSNKIISFDRSFIGLINFVQMSKNEIELFKELIISNDNDGNVSIPELISKINLNKSFKAFIKKNNINKYFIASLVRYYFPEYKGGCNLLSKKSITK; encoded by the coding sequence ATGAGTACATACAAATTATGGTGCAACTACCTTAGAATTGATAGATTTATTTACCCTGATGAAAAAAAATTAAAATTTTTAAATTTTTGTCAGGAAAATAATGTAATTTACCTATCTGAAATAGATGAGGAGTTACTAACTCAATACTCCAAAGTACCTGGTGTTGGTCCTGGAAGAATTGCAGATATAAAAAATGATCTGTCTGAAATTGTAGAAAGATTTTCAAAACAAAAAACTTTTAAAAAGATTGTTGATTGTCGGTTAGACAAAATAATTTTTAATATAAAGCATATTGAAGGAATAACAGTTGGAGAATTTCTAAACTATAATCAAAAGGATATTGATTCTTTACAACTAACTAATAATGAACTTGAAAGAATATATGAGATATGTACTACTACACTTCCTCTGGAAGAAACTTTAAAAAAAATTAAAACCACTCTTTCTCAAGATGATATTCAACTTTTAGTTGATAGACTTGAAAATAATAAAACTTTAGAAGAGATTGGTACCCTAAGAAATATTAGTCGTGAACGAACAAGACAAATTGAAATAAAATTAAAACAAATTATTGCAAATGTGTTTAAAAATACAAATCTAAATATTGCACTAAAAATCGAAGCTGATTTTAAAGATGAAATCTCTCTAGATGAAATGTTCGAACTTTTTGGCAAAGATTATCGTTTTTTAGTTAGCTTCTTAAAAAGAAATGAAATTTTCTCAAGACCTTTTTATATAGATTTCTTAGATTTATTTCTTTTTGATAAAAGAGAACGATTTTTTAAAATTTTCTATTCACTAGAATTTACTAATATTTTAACTACAGAAAACGTAAAAACAATTAGAAGTAGTTTTAAAAGCTTTAAATGGATTACCCAAGAAGAAATTGAAAAAATAATAACAAAATTAGGGTATGAGAAACATGGAAAATATTATGTTCAAAATAGTGGATATAAAGATATTTTAGAGCTTTATTTTGTTAAACTAGTTTCTCATCCATTGAGAGTCGATGAAAATACAATTAAGTTAATTATTGAAGATATTAACTCTAGACTAGATTACAATCTTTATTCTGAAGAGATTAAGAATATGAATGATAACACTGCAATTTACTTAGCTCGTAGATTAGAAGGTCTACTTTCAAGAATAGATGGTATTATAATGACAGATTCTAGAACTTATATTCATATAAATAAAATAAAATATAATGTTGAAGAGTTTTTAAATTTAAAAAATACTATTCTTTCTTTTAATGAAAATTATATTGATAGTATTGCTGTTTATAAAAATTTAGAAAGCATACTAAATAGTATTGGTATTTACTCTGATCATGTTTTTTACTCATTATTTAAATATCATTTTGCTCAAGAATTAAACTTAACTACAAATGGTAATAGTAGAGTTTTAACAATTGGAGATCAGGGATTTAATAGAGTTGATGAACTTGAAAAATTTATTGAAACTGAAGGTAAAATATTAGAAAAAAGTTATATACAAGAAAAACTTAATTATTCTAACGTTTCTTTAAATAATGCCATTGATAATTCGAATAAAATTATAAGTTTTGATAGGTCTTTTATCGGATTAATAAATTTTGTTCAAATGTCAAAAAATGAAATTGAACTTTTTAAGGAACTTATTATCTCTAATGATAATGATGGTAATGTATCTATACCTGAATTAATAAGTAAAATAAATCTTAATAAAAGTTTTAAAGCCTTTATTAAGAAAAATAATATAAATAAATACTTTATTGCTTCTTTAGTTAGATATTACTTTCCTGAATATAAGGGTGGATGTAACTTACTTAGTAAAAAAAGTATTACAAAATGA
- a CDS encoding UvrD-helicase domain-containing protein, which produces MKFLITDYFFKSIPIEKNKKVLDKLYFFYNTIKNYKILSYNLPKGFWIKKIAGANSLYEFRVDSGDRIFFLLNSFSRDDIEGNLIFLIYSSHDMAIKKAKRKEINESSLKDFIVFDKEDNIESIDENFFNYNNLITYEIIDDSHFVENFYNKKYKYYYLNDEQYSCLVDLPPHFIAGSAGSGKSTITLRKLLNLEENYEFYDISKILYLTANRYLKDNSFEQYLEFRKEGKKIADFFTLKEFICQKLQVSSKQIIEFNKFKEFFLLSYPNRKKFNLSIEEIYSEINGIIKGLMIKGNADNWNRDLNQRTIALEDYLNLSSKYSTLDRENRIFFYEICLKYNQWLDDNNLFDLNDLSLTLLKKDIQFDFIIIDEIQDLTELQIFALTSLVKNKENLFLAGDIHQMINATFFNFERMKNLFYSKYNKKVNIKILSKNYRSCKKIVDLANYFAELRSSYIGNLGSDDYKEIAIQKDGEVNLTTVNFSLLEKAQNDANTAIVVSDAKTKTELLEQLNNKHRVFSIQEIKGLEYSNIICYNLSSTYKSQWEKIFSKVTKHDQKYRKYFNIFYVGITRAQENLIIMESNIENNKVLQELHNFLTPNDNINITKSTNDALNEKDDWLKEGIKLYKLEQLSEAQYAFEKAGEPTWILERDLENDISDLNFKYAITKLSNKLLKSKEVFYRKLIIDTAIENNLFFTAAECNRSFGIAYKDKEIKEGIKKGVLENRYTQKELQKIIQLYKERKDSNFVGDLLLKMKRFNEALIFYQNLNNIPGIRLARCGILQDYFKNLPNFQDKVAELDELIFNKNINSFDKKDKLTALHKALLVKTDPVLFEMIMYLGGNLNTFVKGKDLVPFYCLYNMTLSKELQSIFLNIFIKFNFNFNNKLFFPTYLKSIPIFKLLLHKGVFDLNSYENTINELLNKLTDLSNNNLEKRKLILYKNIIKNYKNKKENL; this is translated from the coding sequence ATGAAATTTTTAATTACTGATTATTTTTTTAAAAGTATTCCCATTGAAAAAAATAAAAAGGTTCTTGATAAACTTTATTTTTTTTATAATACAATTAAAAATTATAAAATTTTGTCTTATAATCTTCCTAAAGGTTTTTGGATTAAAAAAATTGCAGGAGCTAACTCTCTTTACGAGTTTAGAGTAGATAGTGGTGACCGTATTTTTTTTCTTCTTAATAGCTTTTCAAGAGATGATATTGAAGGGAATCTTATTTTTCTTATTTATTCCTCTCATGATATGGCTATAAAAAAAGCTAAGCGAAAAGAGATTAATGAAAGTTCTTTAAAAGATTTTATAGTCTTTGATAAAGAGGACAATATAGAATCTATTGATGAAAATTTCTTTAACTATAATAATTTAATTACTTATGAAATTATTGATGATTCTCATTTTGTAGAAAATTTTTATAATAAAAAATATAAATACTATTATTTAAATGATGAACAATATTCGTGTCTTGTAGATTTACCTCCTCATTTTATTGCCGGTAGTGCTGGTAGTGGTAAAAGTACAATAACATTAAGAAAACTTTTAAATTTAGAAGAAAATTATGAGTTTTATGATATATCAAAAATTCTGTATTTAACAGCTAATAGATATTTAAAAGATAACTCTTTTGAACAATATTTAGAATTTCGAAAAGAGGGTAAAAAAATTGCTGATTTTTTTACATTAAAAGAGTTTATATGTCAAAAATTACAAGTTTCATCAAAACAAATTATTGAATTTAATAAATTTAAAGAATTTTTTCTTCTTTCCTATCCTAATAGAAAAAAGTTTAATCTTTCTATTGAAGAGATTTATTCAGAAATAAATGGAATTATTAAAGGGCTTATGATTAAAGGAAATGCAGATAATTGGAATAGAGACTTAAATCAACGGACAATAGCGTTAGAGGATTATTTAAACTTAAGTTCTAAATATTCAACACTAGATAGAGAAAATCGAATATTTTTTTATGAAATATGTTTAAAGTATAACCAATGGTTAGATGATAATAATCTTTTTGATTTAAATGATCTTTCTTTAACTCTTTTAAAAAAAGATATTCAATTTGACTTTATTATAATAGATGAAATTCAAGACTTAACAGAGTTACAAATTTTTGCTTTAACTTCTCTTGTTAAAAATAAAGAAAACTTATTCTTAGCTGGAGATATACATCAAATGATAAATGCAACTTTTTTCAACTTTGAAAGAATGAAAAATCTTTTTTACTCTAAATACAATAAAAAAGTTAATATAAAAATTCTTTCTAAAAATTATCGAAGTTGTAAAAAAATTGTAGATTTAGCTAATTATTTTGCTGAACTTAGAAGTTCATACATTGGAAATTTAGGAAGTGATGATTACAAAGAGATTGCTATTCAAAAAGATGGTGAAGTTAACCTAACTACAGTAAATTTTTCTCTCCTTGAAAAAGCACAAAATGATGCTAATACTGCTATCGTTGTTTCTGATGCAAAAACAAAAACTGAACTTCTTGAACAATTAAATAATAAGCATAGAGTTTTTTCTATTCAAGAAATTAAAGGATTAGAGTACAGTAATATCATTTGTTACAATCTATCATCGACTTATAAGTCACAATGGGAAAAAATTTTTTCTAAAGTCACTAAACATGATCAAAAGTACAGAAAATATTTTAATATTTTTTATGTTGGAATTACTAGAGCCCAGGAAAACCTTATCATCATGGAATCTAATATAGAAAATAATAAAGTTCTACAAGAACTTCATAATTTTTTAACACCAAATGATAATATTAATATAACAAAGAGTACTAATGATGCTCTAAACGAAAAAGATGATTGGTTAAAAGAAGGAATTAAACTTTATAAACTTGAACAATTAAGTGAAGCTCAATATGCTTTTGAAAAAGCTGGGGAACCTACATGGATTTTAGAAAGAGATCTTGAAAATGATATATCAGACCTTAATTTTAAATATGCAATTACTAAACTTTCAAATAAATTATTAAAAAGTAAAGAAGTTTTTTATAGAAAATTAATCATCGATACTGCTATTGAAAATAATCTTTTTTTTACTGCTGCTGAATGCAATCGTTCTTTTGGAATAGCTTATAAAGATAAGGAAATTAAAGAAGGAATTAAAAAAGGTGTTTTAGAGAATAGATATACCCAAAAAGAGCTTCAAAAAATTATCCAACTTTATAAAGAGCGAAAAGATTCCAACTTCGTCGGAGATTTACTCTTAAAAATGAAGCGTTTCAATGAAGCATTAATTTTTTATCAAAATTTAAATAATATTCCAGGTATAAGGTTAGCCCGTTGTGGAATTTTACAAGATTATTTTAAGAATCTTCCTAATTTTCAAGATAAGGTTGCGGAACTAGATGAACTTATTTTCAATAAAAATATAAATAGTTTTGACAAAAAAGATAAATTAACCGCTTTACACAAAGCTCTTTTAGTTAAAACCGATCCTGTACTTTTTGAAATGATAATGTATCTAGGTGGTAATTTAAATACTTTCGTAAAAGGTAAAGATTTAGTACCTTTTTATTGTTTATATAATATGACTTTATCAAAAGAACTTCAGTCGATATTCTTAAATATTTTCATTAAGTTTAACTTTAATTTTAACAATAAATTATTTTTTCCAACATATTTAAAAAGCATTCCTATTTTTAAACTTTTATTACATAAAGGAGTTTTTGATTTAAACTCTTATGAGAACACAATTAATGAACTACTTAATAAGTTAACAGACCTTTCTAATAATAATCTAGAAAAAAGGAAATTAATTTTATATAAGAATATAATAAAAAACTACAAAAATAAAAAGGAGAATTTATGA
- a CDS encoding [FeFe] hydrogenase, group A: protein MNKKQNLLRTTLGSVFMESDLMGGLVGENRLITISGKVNNPGIYEIPENATLKDILDIAGGMKNGKDFKAAQFGLPFGGFATKESLNEIVDFDHFFDSKHPKALIVLSNESCIVQFAKYYIEFILGKLSKGEYREYLIAKFEIERSWRVLDRISKGKGNMRDLYLLRQLSKNIKETTQQKHNLIEEAIDAFYHEFEEHIEEHRCYTGECPQLVKFRITSKCIGCTACARVCPVHCIEGKIKERHRIDIERCTHCGQCVAACPVNAINEGDNSLKFLRDLSTPGKVVITQMAPAVRVALGEAFGFEPGVNIEKKINGALRMLGVDFVFDTTWAADLTIMEEATEFQQRLEAFFKGDDNVRLPILTSCCPAWVKFIEQSYPDMLDVPSTVKSPMQIFSTIAKDIWAKEKGYKRDEITTVAIMPCLAKKYEASRDEFSRGDNYDTDYVITTRELIKILKETEIDLNAVEEEEFDNPLGEYSGAGIIFGRTGGVIEAATRSTIEMITGERIDNIEFEALRGWDGFRSCDLTIGHIELRIGIAHGLEEAKKMLDKIRSGEEFYHAIEIMACKGGCIGGGGQPKAIKKQETLEKRAQGLNNIDVASEYRRSHENPQVLAIYEKYLDYPLSRKAHELLHTKYFPKIKTHR from the coding sequence ATGAACAAGAAGCAAAACTTACTTAGAACAACTTTAGGTTCTGTCTTTATGGAAAGCGATCTTATGGGGGGACTTGTAGGAGAAAACAGACTAATTACAATTTCTGGAAAAGTTAATAATCCAGGAATCTATGAAATTCCTGAAAATGCTACTCTAAAAGATATTTTAGATATTGCAGGAGGAATGAAAAATGGAAAAGACTTTAAAGCAGCTCAATTTGGATTACCTTTTGGAGGATTTGCTACTAAAGAATCATTAAATGAAATTGTTGATTTTGATCACTTTTTTGATTCAAAACATCCAAAAGCACTAATCGTTTTATCTAACGAAAGTTGTATTGTTCAATTTGCTAAATATTATATTGAGTTTATTTTAGGAAAACTTTCTAAAGGAGAGTATAGAGAGTATCTTATTGCAAAATTTGAAATAGAAAGATCTTGGAGAGTTTTAGATAGAATCTCTAAAGGTAAAGGAAATATGAGAGACCTTTATCTTTTAAGACAACTTTCTAAAAATATAAAAGAAACTACTCAACAAAAACACAATTTAATAGAAGAAGCTATTGATGCTTTTTATCATGAATTTGAAGAGCATATTGAAGAACATAGATGCTATACTGGAGAGTGTCCACAATTAGTTAAATTTAGAATTACAAGCAAATGTATAGGGTGTACCGCTTGTGCTAGAGTTTGTCCAGTTCATTGTATTGAAGGAAAAATAAAAGAGAGACATCGTATTGATATTGAAAGATGTACTCACTGTGGTCAATGTGTTGCTGCTTGCCCAGTAAACGCAATTAATGAAGGAGATAACAGTTTAAAATTCCTTAGAGATTTATCTACACCAGGTAAAGTTGTTATCACTCAAATGGCACCTGCAGTTAGAGTTGCTTTAGGTGAAGCTTTTGGATTTGAACCTGGAGTTAATATTGAGAAAAAAATAAATGGTGCTCTTAGAATGCTTGGAGTAGATTTTGTTTTCGATACTACTTGGGCAGCTGACCTTACTATAATGGAAGAAGCTACAGAGTTCCAACAAAGATTAGAAGCATTCTTTAAAGGTGATGACAATGTTAGATTACCAATCCTTACTTCATGCTGTCCAGCTTGGGTTAAATTTATTGAACAAAGCTATCCTGATATGCTTGATGTACCTTCAACAGTTAAATCTCCTATGCAAATTTTCTCTACAATAGCTAAAGATATTTGGGCTAAAGAAAAAGGATATAAAAGAGATGAAATAACAACTGTTGCTATTATGCCATGTTTAGCTAAGAAATATGAAGCTTCTAGAGATGAATTTTCTAGAGGAGATAACTATGATACTGATTATGTTATCACTACAAGAGAATTGATAAAAATATTAAAAGAAACTGAAATTGATTTAAATGCAGTTGAAGAAGAAGAGTTTGACAATCCATTAGGAGAGTACTCTGGGGCTGGTATTATTTTTGGTAGAACAGGAGGAGTTATCGAAGCTGCAACTAGATCTACTATTGAAATGATTACTGGTGAAAGAATTGATAATATTGAATTTGAAGCTTTAAGAGGTTGGGATGGATTTAGAAGTTGTGATTTAACAATTGGTCATATTGAACTAAGAATCGGTATTGCTCATGGTCTTGAAGAAGCTAAAAAAATGCTAGACAAAATTAGAAGTGGTGAAGAATTCTATCATGCTATTGAAATCATGGCATGTAAAGGAGGTTGCATCGGTGGTGGTGGACAACCTAAAGCTATAAAAAAACAAGAAACTCTTGAAAAGAGAGCACAAGGTTTAAATAATATTGACGTAGCTTCTGAATATAGAAGATCTCATGAAAATCCACAGGTGCTTGCTATTTATGAGAAGTACTTAGATTATCCTTTAAGTAGAAAGGCTCATGAGCTTTTACACACTAAATATTTCCCAAAAATAAAAACACATAGATAA